A single genomic interval of Microbacterium sp. LWO14-1.2 harbors:
- a CDS encoding serine hydrolase has translation MTRRMSIDDALALTVPSQPTLSPAGDRVVYVLGATDVDEDRSTSSLWIADESGTRALTRGPSDSSPVFSPDGAHVAFLRDGQLWTLPLGGGEPQQRTTLPLGAGVPVWSPDSTRIAFTAAVVPRSAPDAGESDEQRAEREKAPIVTSGIDYLVDGAWFTRGVTDQLHVLDLAKGRVRRLTDGVSGVGSPAWSPDGSVLAYVARPDGADDLAFRSSVQALDPADPAARPRTLAFADGYAGTVSFTPDGSRLVVIGWNGEPEGHAGLFVVDLDSGDVVDAAGDLDRNVMPGAPAYPGALPQVTASGDILFAIRDRGATHLYAVPVTGGAPRLVHGGTDEVVSGLSVAGDTAAIALTTPTSFGEILRLDLAAGTSAVLTAHGDAPDGAELFVRESREFTISDGTVVQGWIVRDPAVTGATPLLVDIHGGPHNAWNGAVDEMHLYHQQLAADGWTILMINPRGSDGYGEDFWRGVNAAWGVSDAKDFLEPVDELVAEGTADAARLAVAGYSYGGYMTAYLTGHDDRFAAAVAGGIVADLFSMGGTSDDAHMLSVLELGVMPWASADRDTLTAMSPYSAVENVTTPTLVLHGEKDLRCPVHQAQQWHYALRERGVPTELVIYPGGSHVFPLLGAPSHRVDYARRIVDWVERFAGSTRGARPAAIDAAHWQHRLDELARLHDVPGAQLGILRYDPEGRDEVVTAATGTLNADLPAASATVLPDSVFQIGSISKVWTATAVMRLIEQGAFTLDTPVVEIVPDLQLATEEFTRGVTVRHLLTHTSGIDGDVFTDTGRGDDCLEKYTELFPEIGVNHPLGATWSYCNSGFSLLGRVIESATGSVWDAAMRDLLFTPLGLTHTVTLPEEAILHSAAVGHVESGENPVIAPVWALPRSLGPAGLITARAADVLAFARLHLAGGVAADGTRLLEESTVAEMQAFQAEVPDKHILGDSWGLGWIRFDWNGERLYGHDGNTIGQAAFLRVHAESGVAVTLLTNGGHTRDLYEDLYREIFAELSGVTMQATVQPPAEPVEVDIAPFVGTYERASVRAEVFVGDDGPMLRTTVLGPLAELEPDPVDEYALTPYSDGVFALRAPGTQTWMTATFYTLPTGEEYLHFGARATPKVSSGA, from the coding sequence GTGACCCGCAGAATGAGTATCGACGACGCTCTCGCTCTGACCGTGCCGAGTCAGCCGACGCTGTCGCCCGCCGGAGACCGCGTCGTGTACGTGCTCGGCGCGACAGACGTCGACGAGGACCGCAGCACGAGTTCGCTGTGGATCGCCGACGAGAGCGGCACCAGGGCGCTCACGCGCGGTCCCTCCGACTCGAGCCCGGTCTTCTCGCCCGACGGCGCCCACGTCGCCTTCCTCCGTGACGGCCAGCTGTGGACGCTGCCGCTCGGCGGCGGCGAGCCCCAGCAGCGCACGACCCTCCCGCTCGGCGCCGGTGTGCCCGTGTGGAGCCCCGACAGCACGCGCATCGCCTTCACGGCGGCGGTCGTGCCGCGCTCCGCGCCCGATGCCGGGGAGAGCGACGAGCAGCGCGCGGAGCGCGAGAAGGCCCCGATCGTCACGAGCGGGATCGACTACCTCGTCGACGGCGCGTGGTTCACCCGCGGCGTGACCGACCAGCTGCACGTGCTCGACCTGGCCAAGGGCCGCGTGCGACGCCTCACCGACGGCGTCTCCGGCGTCGGGAGCCCCGCATGGTCGCCCGACGGCAGCGTCCTCGCCTACGTCGCGCGTCCCGACGGCGCCGACGACCTCGCCTTCCGCTCGTCCGTGCAGGCGCTCGACCCCGCGGACCCCGCAGCCCGCCCCCGCACCCTCGCGTTCGCCGACGGCTACGCGGGCACGGTCTCGTTCACGCCCGACGGCAGCCGCCTCGTCGTCATCGGCTGGAACGGCGAGCCGGAGGGGCACGCCGGGCTCTTCGTCGTCGACCTCGACTCCGGCGACGTCGTCGACGCGGCGGGCGATCTCGACCGCAACGTCATGCCCGGCGCCCCCGCCTACCCCGGCGCGCTGCCGCAGGTCACGGCCTCCGGCGACATCCTCTTCGCGATCCGCGACCGCGGCGCGACGCACCTCTACGCCGTGCCCGTCACGGGCGGTGCGCCCCGACTCGTGCACGGCGGCACCGATGAGGTCGTGAGCGGCCTGTCGGTCGCGGGCGACACCGCGGCGATCGCGCTCACGACGCCGACGTCGTTCGGCGAGATCCTGCGCCTCGACCTCGCGGCGGGCACGAGCGCCGTGCTCACCGCGCACGGCGACGCGCCGGATGGCGCCGAGCTGTTCGTGCGCGAGAGCCGTGAGTTCACGATCAGCGACGGCACCGTCGTGCAGGGCTGGATCGTGCGCGATCCCGCCGTCACGGGCGCGACCCCGCTGCTCGTCGACATCCACGGCGGGCCGCACAACGCATGGAACGGCGCCGTCGACGAGATGCACCTCTACCACCAGCAGCTCGCGGCCGATGGATGGACGATCCTCATGATCAACCCGCGCGGCAGCGACGGGTACGGCGAGGACTTCTGGCGCGGGGTGAACGCCGCCTGGGGCGTCTCCGACGCCAAGGACTTCCTCGAGCCGGTCGACGAGCTCGTCGCGGAGGGGACGGCGGATGCCGCTCGCCTCGCGGTCGCCGGCTACAGCTACGGCGGTTACATGACGGCCTACCTCACGGGTCACGACGACCGGTTCGCCGCCGCGGTCGCCGGAGGCATCGTCGCCGACCTGTTCAGCATGGGCGGCACGAGCGACGACGCCCACATGCTCAGCGTGCTCGAGCTGGGCGTCATGCCGTGGGCCTCGGCCGACCGCGACACGCTCACCGCGATGTCGCCGTACTCGGCCGTCGAGAACGTGACGACGCCGACGCTCGTCCTGCACGGAGAGAAGGACCTGCGATGCCCCGTGCACCAGGCGCAGCAGTGGCACTACGCGCTGCGCGAGCGCGGGGTCCCCACCGAGCTCGTCATCTACCCGGGCGGCAGTCACGTCTTCCCGCTGCTCGGCGCACCGAGCCACCGCGTCGACTACGCGCGCCGCATCGTCGACTGGGTCGAGCGCTTCGCCGGGAGCACCCGCGGTGCGCGCCCGGCGGCGATCGACGCCGCGCACTGGCAGCACCGGCTCGACGAGCTCGCGCGGCTGCACGACGTGCCGGGTGCGCAGCTCGGCATCCTGCGCTACGACCCCGAGGGGCGTGACGAGGTCGTGACGGCCGCCACCGGCACGCTCAACGCCGACCTGCCAGCGGCGTCGGCGACCGTGCTGCCCGACTCGGTCTTCCAGATCGGCTCGATCTCGAAGGTGTGGACGGCGACGGCCGTCATGCGGCTGATCGAGCAGGGGGCCTTCACGCTCGATACCCCGGTGGTCGAGATCGTGCCCGACCTGCAGCTCGCGACCGAGGAGTTCACCAGGGGGGTCACGGTGCGCCATCTGCTCACCCACACGAGCGGCATCGACGGCGACGTGTTCACCGACACCGGCCGCGGCGACGACTGCCTGGAGAAGTACACGGAGCTGTTCCCCGAGATCGGCGTGAACCACCCGCTCGGCGCGACCTGGTCGTACTGCAACTCGGGCTTCTCGTTGCTGGGGCGCGTGATCGAGAGCGCCACGGGCAGCGTGTGGGATGCCGCGATGCGCGACCTGCTCTTCACGCCGCTCGGACTCACGCACACCGTGACTCTGCCCGAGGAGGCGATCCTGCACTCCGCCGCCGTCGGACACGTCGAGAGCGGGGAGAACCCCGTCATCGCACCGGTGTGGGCGCTGCCGCGCTCGCTCGGCCCGGCCGGACTCATCACCGCGCGGGCGGCCGACGTGCTCGCGTTCGCGCGGCTGCACCTGGCCGGCGGCGTCGCGGCGGACGGCACCCGTCTGCTCGAGGAGTCCACGGTCGCCGAGATGCAGGCGTTCCAGGCCGAGGTGCCGGACAAGCACATCCTCGGCGACTCGTGGGGCCTCGGCTGGATCCGCTTCGACTGGAACGGCGAGCGCCTGTACGGGCACGACGGCAACACGATCGGCCAGGCCGCGTTCCTGCGCGTGCACGCCGAGTCGGGTGTCGCCGTGACGCTGCTGACGAACGGCGGCCACACGCGGGATCTCTACGAGGACCTCTACCGCGAGATCTTCGCCGAGCTCTCCGGCGTGACCATGCAGGCCACCGTCCAACCGCCCGCTGAGCCGGTCGAGGTCGACATCGCGCCGTTCGTCGGCACGTACGAGCGCGCCTCGGTGCGGGCGGAGGTGTTCGTCGGCGACGACGGCCCGATGCTCCGCACCACCGTGCTCGGACCTCTCGCCGAGCTCGAGCCCGACCCGGTCGACGAGTACGCGCTCACGCCGTACAGCGACGGCGTCTTCGCGCTCCGCGCCCCCGGGACGCAGACGTGGATGACGGCGACGTTCTACACGCTGCCGACGGGCGAGGAGTACCTGCACTTCGGCGCACGGGCGACCCCGAAGGTGTCGAGCGGCGCATGA
- a CDS encoding helix-turn-helix domain-containing protein, whose translation MSALSRSSWGRVIDDLGVTLLDVEYGRIDVDRQIGGIVIHDPLDEPVYPQGAVVLAVALRDADELAALVREAGERGAVAVVVRASTELPQVVRDAADDAGIAILGLARGATWTQLAALLRSLLAEDDVGQTPAESLGGVSSGDLFAVANAIAALLDAPVTIEDRSSRVLAFSGGQEAADPSRVETIIGRQVPDRYARVLTEMGVFRDLYRGDAPVVVDPVHLGEGVSTQRIAIAVRAGDEVLGSIWAAMDGPLTEERSATLRDATKLVALHLLRIRAGADAQRSLRAELVSRALDGGPDAQDALGRLGLAGRRVWVMATALAPRGEDGTEHDSIAERERLTDALALHLSAVQQGAAVALVGDTVYGILPVADAAAEDRSVRLAEDFLQRVGDRIPAVIGIGRPAATVAEIARSRAEAHRALRVVVERAPRQRSLARIADVETDSLLLDLRDLRSARGDLASGPLARLIDYDTRHDAHLVDTLTAWLDHFGDVTAAAAACFVHANTFRYRLRRVAEVGRLDLDDADARFAAMLEIRTLPVR comes from the coding sequence ATGAGCGCGCTGTCACGGTCGAGCTGGGGTCGCGTGATCGACGATCTCGGTGTGACGCTGCTCGACGTGGAGTACGGCCGCATCGACGTCGACCGGCAGATCGGCGGCATCGTCATCCATGATCCGCTCGACGAGCCGGTCTATCCGCAGGGCGCCGTCGTGCTCGCGGTCGCGCTGCGCGACGCCGACGAGCTCGCGGCGCTCGTGCGCGAGGCGGGGGAGCGGGGAGCGGTGGCCGTGGTCGTCCGCGCCTCGACCGAGCTGCCGCAGGTCGTGCGGGATGCCGCCGACGACGCAGGCATCGCGATCCTCGGCCTCGCCCGCGGCGCGACGTGGACGCAGCTGGCCGCCCTCCTGCGCTCGCTGCTCGCGGAGGACGACGTGGGGCAGACGCCCGCGGAATCGCTGGGCGGGGTGTCGTCGGGAGACCTCTTCGCCGTGGCGAACGCGATCGCCGCGCTGCTCGACGCGCCCGTGACGATCGAGGACCGGTCGTCGCGGGTGCTCGCGTTCTCCGGCGGGCAGGAGGCGGCCGACCCCTCGCGCGTCGAGACCATCATCGGCCGGCAGGTGCCCGACCGCTATGCCCGCGTGCTCACCGAGATGGGCGTCTTCCGCGACCTGTACCGCGGCGACGCCCCGGTGGTCGTCGACCCCGTCCACCTCGGCGAGGGCGTCTCGACGCAGCGCATCGCGATCGCCGTGCGCGCGGGCGACGAGGTGCTCGGCTCGATCTGGGCCGCCATGGACGGGCCGCTCACCGAGGAGCGCTCAGCGACCCTGCGCGACGCGACCAAGCTCGTGGCCCTGCACCTGCTGCGGATCCGCGCGGGAGCCGACGCGCAGCGCAGCCTGCGCGCCGAGCTCGTCAGCCGCGCACTCGACGGCGGGCCCGATGCGCAGGACGCGCTCGGACGCCTCGGCCTCGCCGGCCGCCGCGTCTGGGTGATGGCGACGGCGCTCGCGCCGCGCGGCGAGGACGGCACCGAGCACGACTCCATCGCCGAGCGCGAACGCCTCACCGACGCCCTCGCGCTGCACCTCTCCGCCGTGCAGCAGGGCGCCGCCGTCGCCCTGGTCGGCGACACCGTCTACGGCATCCTGCCCGTCGCGGACGCCGCGGCCGAGGATCGCTCCGTCCGCCTCGCCGAGGACTTCCTGCAGCGGGTCGGCGACCGCATCCCCGCCGTGATCGGCATCGGCCGCCCCGCGGCGACCGTCGCCGAGATCGCGCGCTCGCGCGCCGAGGCCCACCGTGCGCTGCGCGTGGTGGTCGAACGCGCCCCTCGGCAGCGCAGCCTGGCCCGCATCGCCGACGTCGAGACCGACTCCCTGCTGCTCGACCTCCGCGACCTGCGCAGCGCACGCGGCGACCTCGCCTCGGGTCCGCTCGCCCGGCTGATCGACTACGACACGCGCCACGACGCGCACCTCGTCGACACCCTGACGGCCTGGCTCGACCACTTCGGCGACGTCACCGCGGCCGCCGCCGCATGCTTCGTGCACGCCAACACCTTCCGCTACCGGCTCCGGCGGGTCGCCGAGGTCGGACGCCTCGACCTCGACGACGCCGACGCCCGGTTCGCCGCGATGCTCGAGATCCGCACACTGCCCGTGCGCTGA
- a CDS encoding GNAT family N-acetyltransferase, which yields MAELMHDDAVVSSAQRDADCAAAASGVSIRELGAVGEHAEAIALLSRIWRRSPENPVVPPELMRALSKAGNYIGGAFADDRLVGVAIAFHADPERHALYSHIAGISAESAGRSIGFALKQHQRAWALGRGIDAIEWTFDPLVARNAHFNITKLGARPQEYLSDFYGAMTDGVNSDDETDRLLMRWELRDAGVALRAHGSSPQPETRMPGDRTVAVPPDIERTRREDRAEAQVWRLRVREQLTRALDAGGRIVGFDRTEGYIIRPERTTA from the coding sequence ATGGCAGAACTGATGCACGACGACGCGGTCGTGTCGTCCGCGCAGCGCGATGCGGATTGCGCCGCCGCGGCATCCGGCGTCTCGATCAGAGAGCTCGGGGCGGTCGGCGAGCATGCCGAGGCCATCGCCCTGCTGTCACGCATCTGGCGGCGCTCGCCCGAGAACCCCGTCGTGCCGCCCGAGCTCATGCGGGCGCTGAGCAAGGCGGGCAACTACATCGGCGGCGCGTTCGCCGACGACCGCCTCGTCGGGGTCGCGATCGCCTTCCATGCCGATCCGGAGCGCCACGCGCTGTACAGCCACATCGCCGGGATCTCCGCGGAGAGCGCCGGGCGCTCGATCGGATTCGCGCTCAAGCAGCACCAGCGGGCCTGGGCCCTCGGCCGCGGCATCGATGCGATCGAGTGGACGTTCGACCCGCTCGTCGCCCGCAACGCCCACTTCAACATCACCAAGCTCGGCGCGCGGCCGCAGGAGTACCTCTCGGACTTCTACGGCGCGATGACCGACGGAGTCAACAGCGACGACGAGACCGACCGGCTGCTCATGCGGTGGGAGCTCCGCGACGCGGGCGTCGCCCTGCGCGCGCACGGCAGCTCCCCGCAGCCGGAGACGCGGATGCCTGGTGACCGCACCGTCGCGGTGCCGCCCGACATCGAGCGCACACGGCGGGAGGACAGGGCGGAGGCGCAGGTCTGGCGTCTGCGCGTGCGCGAGCAGCTCACCCGCGCGCTGGACGCCGGCGGACGGATCGTCGGATTCGACCGCACCGAGGGGTACATCATCCGACCGGAGAGGACCACGGCATGA
- a CDS encoding dipeptide/oligopeptide/nickel ABC transporter permease/ATP-binding protein produces MMRTPLGALALALLAIVVLTAIVAPLIWGEQADVTDTGDLLAGPSAEHLIGTDNLGRDLLLRTIVATRLSIVLALLATLVAVVAGLILGVAPLLLGPVLGRAMTWFTGIAVAFPGLLLALFFAAIFGSTATAAVFALGLAGAPSFARLCQNLIAGIEARDFVAAARVGGIGRVRVLFRHILPNIGEPLIVNSTIGAGGTLLAFAGLSFLGLGVQPPEYDWGRLMMDGLRGIYANPLAALAPGLAVVIAGLAFNLTGESAARSLGLADDALLRTATRIRRRTPFGRTAAQAVAPAAEDGAVLEVEDLRVDFEAADGTVVHAVRGIDFRVGAGEIVGIVGESGSGKSMTALAVARLVNPPGRVTASALRFLGVDLQAAEGPALRRLLGTSMAMVFQDPMSSFNPTMRMGAQLAEVATEHAGLSRREALDRAADRLAAVRITAPKRRVRQYPYEFSGGMRQRAMIGMGLMVSPRLIIADEPTTALDVTVQSQVLDLLRAIRDEDGASILFISHDISVVAELCDRVLVMRSGEIVESLPATDLSSARHPYTRALLAAVPHMATDLDRPLATLATLAAEEGRAADAGSTADAEADAAGGPEPVDAAGGDHEEVGTR; encoded by the coding sequence ATGATGCGCACCCCGCTCGGGGCGCTGGCGCTGGCGCTGCTCGCGATCGTCGTGCTCACCGCCATCGTCGCCCCGCTCATCTGGGGCGAGCAGGCCGATGTCACCGACACCGGCGACCTGCTGGCCGGCCCCTCGGCCGAGCACCTCATCGGCACCGACAACCTGGGCAGGGACCTGCTGCTCCGCACGATCGTGGCGACGCGTCTGTCGATCGTGCTCGCGCTGCTCGCGACGCTCGTCGCCGTCGTCGCCGGCCTCATCCTCGGGGTGGCCCCGCTGCTGCTCGGGCCGGTGCTCGGCCGCGCGATGACCTGGTTCACGGGAATCGCGGTCGCGTTCCCCGGACTGCTGCTCGCCCTCTTCTTCGCGGCGATCTTCGGCAGCACGGCCACGGCCGCGGTCTTCGCGCTCGGCCTCGCCGGCGCCCCGTCGTTCGCCCGCCTCTGCCAGAACCTCATCGCCGGCATCGAGGCGCGCGACTTCGTGGCGGCCGCCCGCGTCGGCGGAATCGGCCGCGTACGCGTGCTGTTCCGGCACATCCTCCCGAACATCGGCGAGCCGCTCATCGTCAACTCGACCATCGGCGCCGGCGGCACCCTGCTCGCGTTCGCCGGACTGTCGTTCCTCGGTCTCGGCGTGCAGCCCCCGGAGTACGACTGGGGACGCCTGATGATGGACGGCCTGCGCGGCATCTACGCGAACCCGCTCGCCGCGCTCGCCCCCGGTCTGGCGGTCGTGATCGCCGGACTCGCCTTCAACCTCACCGGCGAATCGGCCGCCCGCAGCCTTGGTCTCGCCGACGACGCGCTGCTGCGCACCGCGACTCGCATCCGCCGCCGCACGCCCTTCGGCCGCACCGCCGCGCAGGCCGTGGCGCCCGCGGCGGAGGACGGGGCGGTGCTGGAGGTCGAGGACCTGCGCGTCGACTTCGAGGCCGCCGACGGCACCGTGGTGCACGCCGTGCGGGGGATCGACTTCCGGGTCGGCGCCGGGGAGATCGTCGGGATCGTCGGCGAGTCAGGGTCTGGCAAGTCGATGACCGCGCTCGCCGTCGCGCGGCTCGTGAACCCGCCGGGGCGGGTCACGGCATCCGCTCTGCGCTTCCTCGGTGTCGATCTGCAGGCGGCCGAGGGTCCGGCTCTGCGCCGACTGCTCGGCACCTCGATGGCGATGGTGTTCCAGGACCCCATGTCGTCGTTCAACCCGACCATGCGGATGGGCGCCCAGCTCGCCGAGGTCGCCACCGAGCACGCCGGCCTGAGCCGACGGGAGGCGCTCGACCGGGCGGCCGACCGGCTCGCCGCCGTGCGCATCACCGCGCCGAAGCGCCGCGTGCGGCAGTACCCGTACGAGTTCTCCGGCGGCATGCGCCAGCGCGCGATGATCGGCATGGGCCTCATGGTGTCGCCGCGCCTCATCATCGCGGACGAGCCGACGACGGCCCTCGACGTGACGGTGCAGAGCCAGGTGCTCGATCTGCTGCGCGCGATCCGCGACGAGGACGGCGCGTCGATCCTCTTCATCAGCCACGACATCTCCGTGGTGGCCGAGCTGTGCGACCGCGTGCTCGTGATGCGCTCCGGGGAGATCGTCGAGTCGCTGCCCGCGACCGACCTGTCGTCGGCGCGGCATCCCTACACGCGGGCGCTGCTCGCCGCTGTGCCGCACATGGCGACCGACCTCGACCGCCCCCTCGCGACCCTCGCGACGCTCGCGGCGGAGGAGGGGCGGGCAGCGGACGCCGGCAGCACGGCGGACGCCGAGGCGGATGCCGCGGGCGGGCCGGAGCCGGTGGATGCCGCCGGCGGCGATCACGAGGAGGTGGGCACCCGATGA
- a CDS encoding ATP-binding cassette domain-containing protein: MSELVFDQVSVRYGVGRGAMTAVDRVSLTVPEGGVTGVVGESGSGKSTLARAAVGLVPLHSGHILLDGAPIPRRGPRPLQMVFQDPYSSLDPRMPVGASIAEMMPSGMTRRERAAEAARLLELVQLDPDKADARPSRFSGGQRQRIAIARALAGRPRVLIADEITSALDVLIQGAILNLLRELQDELGFSMLFISHNLAVVRYVASHMAVMRDGRVVEQGPTDAVLDDPHDAYTRQLLAAIPRPIQYTP, translated from the coding sequence ATGAGCGAGCTCGTGTTCGATCAGGTCTCGGTGCGCTACGGCGTCGGCCGCGGAGCCATGACCGCGGTGGACCGCGTCTCGCTCACGGTGCCCGAGGGCGGCGTGACCGGCGTCGTCGGCGAGTCGGGGTCGGGCAAGTCGACCCTGGCCAGGGCGGCCGTCGGGCTCGTGCCCCTGCACTCGGGGCACATCCTGCTCGACGGCGCACCGATCCCGAGGCGGGGGCCTCGCCCTCTGCAGATGGTCTTCCAGGACCCGTACTCCTCGCTCGACCCGCGGATGCCGGTCGGGGCGAGCATCGCCGAGATGATGCCGTCCGGCATGACCAGACGGGAGCGGGCCGCCGAGGCCGCGCGACTGCTCGAGCTCGTGCAGCTCGACCCCGACAAGGCCGATGCGCGTCCCTCGCGGTTCTCGGGCGGTCAGCGGCAGCGCATCGCGATCGCCCGCGCGCTGGCCGGCAGGCCGCGCGTGCTCATCGCCGACGAGATCACGTCCGCGCTCGACGTGCTCATCCAGGGCGCGATCCTCAACCTGCTCCGGGAGCTGCAGGACGAGCTCGGGTTCTCGATGCTCTTCATCTCGCACAACCTCGCGGTCGTGCGGTACGTCGCCTCGCACATGGCCGTCATGCGTGACGGCCGCGTGGTGGAGCAGGGGCCGACGGACGCCGTGCTCGACGATCCGCACGACGCGTACACGCGGCAGCTGCTCGCCGCGATCCCCCGACCGATCCAGTACACCCCCTGA
- the menC gene encoding o-succinylbenzoate synthase produces MKIDGIELRRVAMPLVSPFRTSFGTQTAKDILLVRAVVDGVDGWGECVTLPDPVYSPEYTEGAVDMIRRYIVPALTGAEISGAHMIGERLAPFKGHRMAKAAVETAVLDAELRSEGRSFARELGAVHDTVPCGVSVGIMDEIPRLLDAVDGYLAEGYVRIKLKIEPGWDVDVVRAVRERFGDEVLLQVDANTAYTLRDAQHLARLDDFGLLLIEQPLEEEDIVGHADLARMLKTPICLDESITSAQTAAAAIRLGATSVINIKPGRVGGYLEARRIHDLAVAQGVPVWCGGMVESGIGRAANVALAALPGFVLPGDVSASDRFYRVDLTEPFVMRDGSLSVPQGPGLGVTPIPEILDELTTWTEWLPM; encoded by the coding sequence ATGAAGATCGACGGGATCGAGCTGCGACGGGTGGCGATGCCGCTCGTCTCCCCGTTCCGCACATCGTTCGGCACGCAGACGGCGAAGGACATCCTGCTCGTGCGGGCCGTCGTGGACGGCGTCGACGGGTGGGGCGAGTGCGTGACCCTGCCCGACCCCGTGTACTCGCCCGAGTACACCGAGGGCGCGGTCGACATGATCCGCCGCTACATCGTGCCCGCGCTGACCGGAGCCGAGATCTCGGGCGCGCACATGATCGGCGAGCGGCTCGCTCCCTTCAAGGGACACCGGATGGCGAAGGCCGCCGTCGAGACGGCCGTGCTCGACGCCGAGCTGCGCTCCGAGGGGCGGTCGTTCGCCCGCGAGCTGGGCGCTGTGCATGACACCGTGCCGTGTGGCGTGTCGGTGGGCATCATGGACGAGATCCCGCGGCTGCTCGACGCGGTCGACGGGTATCTCGCCGAGGGGTACGTGCGCATCAAGCTCAAGATCGAGCCGGGGTGGGACGTCGACGTCGTCCGCGCGGTGCGAGAGCGCTTCGGCGACGAGGTGCTGCTGCAGGTCGACGCGAACACCGCCTACACCCTGCGGGACGCGCAGCACCTCGCCCGCCTCGACGACTTCGGCCTCCTCCTGATCGAGCAGCCGCTCGAGGAGGAGGACATTGTGGGGCACGCCGATCTCGCGCGGATGCTGAAGACGCCGATCTGCCTGGACGAGTCGATCACCTCGGCGCAGACCGCTGCCGCCGCGATCCGCCTCGGCGCCACGAGTGTCATCAACATCAAGCCGGGCCGTGTCGGCGGATACCTCGAAGCGCGCCGCATCCACGACCTCGCGGTCGCCCAGGGTGTGCCGGTCTGGTGCGGCGGCATGGTCGAGAGCGGCATCGGCAGGGCGGCGAACGTCGCACTCGCCGCCCTGCCCGGATTCGTGCTGCCCGGCGACGTCTCCGCGAGCGACCGCTTCTACCGCGTCGACCTCACCGAACCGTTCGTGATGCGCGACGGGAGCCTCTCGGTGCCGCAGGGTCCGGGGCTCGGAGTGACCCCGATCCCGGAGATCCTCGACGAGCTCACGACCTGGACCGAGTGGCTTCCGATGTGA
- a CDS encoding M20 family metallopeptidase, with product MSIPSPLVVDALTEAALVSTIRRLIECESPSGDDAAVARSADVVAQVGTELLGVEPERLVIDGCTHLRWRFGAATRVLLLTHHDTVWPHGTLDRLPFGIVDGVLRGPGSFDMKTGLAMVLHAVAALDDRDGVTVLVTGDEETGSERSRALIEETARGAAAVLVTEASENGAWKGARKGVGMYEIAVRGRAAHAGLEPEKGVNATVALAHLVLAIGALADADAGTTVTPTRADSGTTGNTVPAEATLRIDVRAWSAAELDRVDAALRAYASPVPGAAITVHGGINRPPLAREMSQALADLAARLGAAYGLGDVRAVAVGGGSDGNFTAGAGVPTLDGMGAVGGGAHADDEHAIVAEILPRTRLLADMVAEISRTDGPWQN from the coding sequence ATGAGCATCCCGTCCCCGCTCGTCGTCGACGCGCTCACGGAGGCAGCCCTCGTCTCCACGATCCGCCGGCTGATCGAGTGCGAGTCGCCCTCCGGCGACGACGCGGCCGTCGCTCGGTCGGCCGACGTCGTCGCCCAGGTCGGCACCGAGCTGCTGGGTGTCGAGCCAGAGCGTCTCGTGATCGACGGCTGCACGCATCTGCGGTGGCGCTTCGGCGCCGCGACGCGGGTGCTGCTGCTGACCCACCACGACACCGTGTGGCCGCACGGCACCCTCGACCGGCTGCCGTTCGGCATCGTCGACGGAGTGCTGCGAGGGCCGGGGTCCTTCGACATGAAGACGGGGCTCGCCATGGTGCTGCACGCGGTCGCCGCGCTCGACGACCGCGACGGCGTGACCGTGCTCGTCACGGGCGACGAGGAGACGGGGTCGGAGAGGTCCCGCGCGCTCATCGAGGAGACGGCGCGCGGCGCCGCAGCGGTGCTCGTCACCGAGGCCTCGGAGAACGGGGCCTGGAAGGGCGCGCGCAAGGGCGTCGGCATGTACGAGATCGCGGTGCGGGGCAGGGCGGCGCACGCGGGTCTCGAACCGGAGAAGGGCGTCAACGCGACGGTCGCGCTCGCGCACCTGGTGCTCGCGATCGGTGCTCTCGCCGATGCGGATGCCGGCACGACCGTCACCCCGACGCGCGCCGACTCCGGCACCACGGGCAACACCGTGCCCGCCGAGGCGACGCTGCGCATCGACGTGCGGGCGTGGTCGGCGGCCGAGCTCGACCGGGTGGATGCGGCGCTCCGCGCCTACGCCTCGCCCGTGCCCGGCGCGGCGATCACCGTGCACGGCGGCATCAACCGCCCGCCGCTCGCGCGGGAGATGTCGCAGGCGCTCGCCGACCTCGCGGCGAGGCTCGGTGCGGCGTACGGACTGGGTGACGTGCGGGCGGTCGCCGTCGGCGGGGGCAGCGACGGCAACTTCACCGCGGGTGCGGGGGTGCCGACCCTCGACGGCATGGGGGCCGTCGGGGGCGGTGCGCACGCCGACGACGAACACGCGATCGTGGCGGAGATCCTGCCCCGAACGCGACTGCTGGCCGACATGGTCGCAGAGATCTCGAGAACGGACGGACCATGGCAGAACTGA